The genome window GGTCGATTTCAGCCTCAAGTTCCAGGCCAATGCGCCCGAGCCGCCCGAGGACCATGACGAGCCCGACAACGATTCGCCCGAGGTTGCGGTCGACGACGGCTCCAACGTCGTGTCGGTCGATTTCACGAAGAAGAAGTGACCGCGCCTCTCAGGCCGTTCGTCCTGAGCTTGTCGAAGGACTGCTTTCTCTTCTAACCGCTACAAGGACAGGGCTTCGACAAGCTCAGCCTGAACGGTAGAGAAAGCGAGACATGGCCAACCCAAGCCGCACCGAAAGCGACAGCTTCGGCGAGATCGAGGTCCCCGGCGACAGCTATTGGGGCGCCCAGACCGAGCGCTCGATCGCCAATTTCCCGTTCGGCGAACGCGAGCGCATGCCGCTTGAGCTGGTCCGCGCGCTGGGCTTCGTCAAGCAGGCCGCGGCACGGGTCAATGCTCGCCTCGGCCTGATCGAGCCCGACATGGCCGAGGCCATCCAGCAGGCCGCCGGCGAGGTCGCGCGCGGCGATCTCGACAGCCAGTTCCCGTTGGTCATCTGGCAGACCGGCTCGGGCACCCAGTCGAACATGAACGCCAATGAGGTGATCGCCGGCCGCGCCAACGAGAAGCTCGCCGGAACCCGCGGCGGCAAGTCGCCGGTCCACCCCAACGATCATGTCAACAAGGGCCAGTCGTCCAACGACAGCTTCCCGACCGCGATGCACATCGCCGCCGGGATCGCGCTCTATCGCCGTCTGCTTCCGGCGCTCGAGCGAATGCACGACCGGCTGGCCGACCAGGCGCAGCGCTGGGATTCGATCGTCAAGATCGGCCGCACCCACCTTCAGGACGCGACCCCGCTGACGCTCGGCCAGGAATTCTCCGGTTATGCGGCGCAGATCGCGGCCAATCTCGAGCGCATCCACGGAGTCCTGCCGCGGGTGATGATGCTGGCCCAGGGCGGCACCGCCGTCGGCACCGGTCTCAATGCGCCGAGGGGCTTTGCCGACGCCTTCGCCAAGGAAGTCGCCAACCTCACCCAATTGCCGTTCGCCTCGGCGCCCAACAAGTTCGCTGAACTCGCCGCGCACGATACTTTGGTCGAGCTGTCGGGCGTGCTCAACACCATCGCCGTGTCCTTGAGCAAGATCGCCAACGACATCCGCCTGCTCGGCTCCGGCCCGCGCTGCGGACTGGGCGAGCTCAAGCTTCCCGAAAACGAGCCGGGCAGCTCGATCATGCCGGGCAAGGTCAACCCGACCCAGTGCGAGATGCTGACGATGGTCGCCGCCCAGGTGATGGGCAATCATGTCGCCTGCACCGTCGGCGGGCTTCAGGGCCATATGGAATTGAACGTGTTCAAGCCGCTGATCGGCGCCAACGTCATCCGCTCGATCAATTTGCTCAGCGTCGGCATGGAAAGCTTCGTGGAGCGCACCCTCGACGGGCTCGAGCCGGATGAGGCGCGCATCTCCGAGCTGATGAACCGCTCGCTGATGCTTGTCACCGCGCTCGCTCCGGAGATCGGCTACGACGATGCCGCGGCGATCGCGAAGCATGCGCACAAGAAGGGCATGACGCTGAAGGAAGCCGGCCTCGACCTCGAGCTGGTCGACGCCGAAACCTTCGACCGGGTGGTCAAGCCGGAGACCATGCTCGGACGCTGACACATGGGGAGAAGCCGATGAACCGCCGTGCAATTCGTTGGGCCGCGCTCGGCGCGACCGTTCTGATGATGGCCGGCTGCAGCAGCGGCCCCGCGCCCGCGCCGCGCTCCTCGGCGCCGTTTGTCCTTCCCAGCGCCGCCGCCGCGCTCACTCCCGCGGTCTATATGCAGCTCGCCAGCAGCGCGAGCCTGTTCGCGGTGCGCGCCTCTGAACTGGCCGCCGAGCGTGCGCGCAGCGGCGCGGTCCGCTCCGCCGCCCAGTCGATCGTCCGCGACCAGACCGGGGTCGCGGCGCAATTAAGCTTCGCCGGCCGCCGCCTCGAACTATTGCCCAGCGCTGTGCTCGGTTCGGCCGAAGCGGCCGAGCTCGATCGGCTGCGCGCCTCGGGCGACTTCGACAGCGACTATCGCCGCGCGGTTGCCGCAGCGCTCGCCCGGGCGCTCGACGCGCACCAGACCTTCGCCCGCTCCGGGCCCAGCCCGACGCTTCGGCCGGTCGCCCAGATGGCCGCGCCGGTCACTCGCCGCAACCTCGACTCGCTGCGCCGCTAGGGACCCGGTCCGCTAGAGCTTCCAGTTGAAGCGGGCGCCGATCGTGTCGAGCCCGGGGTTCTGACGGCCGAACAGCCCGCCGTGGCTCAAATGCACCCAGCTTGCTTCGACGCTCATCCGCTCGTTGATTCGGGTGCCGATCGCCAGCTCCGGCTCGAACAGGATCCGGCTGCCGAATTCGATCCGGCTGTTCCCCGGCTGGTCGGTGTTGCGCGCCGAACCGCTATGAACGGCTAGTCCGAGGCCCGGCCGGACATAGACCCGCTGGCCGAACGTCCAGGCGAAGCCGGCCGCCAGGAAATGGGTGTCCCCGGCCGAGTTCAGCGATCCGAACACATAGGGCTGGGCGCCGTTCTCGCCGCCGATCGGGTCGCCGCGGTAGCCCGCCTGGAGGTCGATGCCGCCTTCGGGCGATCCGCCCAGGGTCAGCGGCGTATCGACTCCGTGAACGTACAGCCCACCGAACACTTCCCCGGCCTGCGCCGGTGCCGCCGCCGCCAGCAGGGCGATCGCTGCGAATATTGCTTTCACTCGGCCAACTCCTTGGAATTCCGGCGTTTCATGCACGATCCCGGGCGGCTCGTCACGCCCTCGTTTGCCACTCGGCGACCGCCTCGACCGGGGCGACCAGCATCAGCACGTTGAGCGTCAGATTGTCGCGCACCGCGACCAGCGCCGTGAGCTCGAGCGCGATCACCGCCACCACGCTCACCCACAACGGCGCGAAGCGCGCGGCGACAAATCCCAGCGCCATCATCGCCACGTCGCTCATGCTGTTGACGATGCTGTCGCCCGTATAGCCCAGCGCCATCGTCGCCTCGCGATATCGGTCGATGATCAGCGGCGTGTTCTCGACCAGCTCCCAGCCGATCTCCACCGCCAGCGCGGCGACGAACCGCGCGCCCCGGCTCCAGCGCGGCCACAGCTTCCACGCGATGGCATAGAACAGGATTCCGTGGATGACGTGGCTCGGGCTGTACCAGTCGGCCAGCATCTGGCTCTGCTCGGGCCCGACCTGGCCCCACAGGTCGAGGTGGCCGCATGCGCACAGCCACGGCCGGCCCATCGCCATCAGCGCCGCCGCCGCGCCGATGACCAGCGCGATGCTCGCCGCGATCCATGCCCGTTGCCCCATCGCCCCGGCTTAGGCAGCGCGCGCGGGCTTGCCAATCGCCGCGCCACGAGTGATCACCCGCGCCATGTTGCGCTTGTTCGGACCCGGTTGCCCGATCGCCCCGATTGCCGCGGCGGACCTCGCCGCCGTGCCCGAGGGCACGATCTGGCTCGACCTCCTCAACCCGACCGAGGCCGAGGAGAAGCTCGCCGAGGCCGCGCTCGGCCAGAATATCCCGACCCGCGAGGACCTCGAGCAAATCGAGCCGTCGAGCCGCCTCTACGAGCAGGGCGGCGTGCTGTTCCTCACCGCCGCGGTGATCGACGGCATCGAGGAGGGCCACCCGACCGCCGACCCGATCGGCTTCATCCTGTCCGACAAATTGCTCGTCACCGTCCGCTACATCGACCCCGACCCGTTCCTGCTGCTCGCCGAGCATCTCTACGGCGAGCCCGAGACGGCCAGGAACCCGCTCAACGTCCTGGTCCAATTGTTCGACACCATCGTCGACGAGCTCGCCGACCAATACGAACATGCCGGCGCCGAGGTCGAGAAACTCTCCTCCCGCGTGTTCGAGCGCAATCTGAAGCGCCGCGACAAGGAGACCCACACCGAGCGGCGGCTCGAGGCGATCCTGCTGCGCATCGGCCAGGTCCAGCGCCTGCTCGCCGAGATCCGCCAGTCGACCGTGTCGATCAGCCGGATGATGGTGTTCTTCGCCAATTGCGGTCCGATCGAGCGCGGCAATTACCGTGCTCGGGTCGACAGCTTCAACGCGGATCTCAAGGCGCTGGTCGATCACAGCGCGTTCCTCAACGACAATCTCACCTTCCTGCTCGACGCCAGCCTCGGCCTCATCAGCCTCGAGCAGAATGCGGTGATGAAGGTGTTCTCGGTGTTCGCCGTCATCTTCATGCCGCCGACCCTCATCGCCGGCGTCTACGGCATGAACTTCGAGCGCATGCCGGAGCTCGGCTGGATCTACGGCTACCCGATGGCGCTCGGCCTGATCCTCGTCAGCGCGGTCGTCCCCTACCTCATCGCGCGCAAAAGCGGCTGGTTATAGCCTGAGCCGCCGAGCGCAGTGACGCCGGCGCCGCAGGCGCCGCCGGAACAGCGCGCAGAGACGGCGCAGGCCGGCCAGCCTGCCGCTTCAGCGGACAGGACTGACGGCGCGGATTTACTCCGCGCCGGCCCGTGCGCCTTTGCCCTCTTCCGCCTTCCTTGCTAGGGCGCGCGCAACTTTCGCGCGGGTCAGCGCGATACTACAGACAGAGGACTTTCGATGATCCCGACCGGCCAGGACAGCCTTTCCACGCGCTCGACCCTGGAGGCCGGGGGCCGCACCTACGCCTATTACTCGCTCGAGAAAGCCGGCGCCCGCCTCGGCGACCTGTCGCGCCTGCCGTTCTCGATGAAGGTCCTGCTCGAGAACCTGCTGCGCTTCGAGGACGGCGTCACCGTCACCCTCGACGATCTCCAGGCGATGGCCGACTGGCTGAAGGAACGCCGAATCAACCGCGAAATCCAGTACCGTCCGGCGCGCGTGCTGATGCAGGACTTCACCGGGGTCCCCGCGGTGGTCGATCTCGCCGCCATGCGCGACGCGATGAAGAGCCTCGGCGGCGATCCGCAGCGGATCAATCCGCTCGTCCCGGTCCACCTCGTCATCGATCACAGCGTGATGGTCGACGAGTTCGGCACGCCGCGTTCGTTCGAGCAGAACGTCGCGCTCGAATATCAGCGCAATGCCGAGCGCTACGAATTCCTCAAATGGGGCGCGACCGCGTTCGATAATTTCAAGGTCGTGCCGCCCGGCACCGGCATCTGCCACCAGGTCAATCTCGAACATATCGCCCAGACGGTGTGGACCTCGCCGGACCAGGACGGCGCGGAGGTCGCCTACCCCGACACCCTCGTCGGCACCGACAGCCACACCACGATGGTCAACGGCCTTGGCGTGCTCGGCTGGGGCGTCGGCGGGATCGAGGCCGAGGCGGCGATGCTCGGCCAGCCGGTCTCGATGCTGATCCCCGAAGTGGTCGGCTTCCGCCTCGACGGGTCATTGAAGGAAGGCATTACCGCCACCGACCTCGTCCTCACCGTCACCCAGATGCTGCGCGCCAAGGGCGTGGTCGGCCGTTTCGTCGAATTCTACGGCCCCGGCCTTGACCACCTCAGCCTCGCCGACCGCGCGACCATCGCCAACATGGCGCCCGAATATGGCGCGACCTGCGGCTTCTTCCCGATCGACGAGCGGACCATCGATTATCTCAAGCTCACCGGCCGCGACGAGGCGCGCATCGAGCTCGTCCGCGCCTACGCCAGGGCGCAGGGCATGTGGCGCGACAGCGGCTCGCCCGATCCGCTGTTCACCGACACGCTCGAGCTCGACATGGCCTCGGTCGAGCCCTCGCTTGCCGGCCCCAAGCGCCCGCAGGACCGGGTCCGTTTGAGCGAAGTCGACGAGCTGTTCAACGCCGAGCTCGAAGGCACCTACAAGAAGACCGGCGCCGATCCGCGCGCGGCGGTCGACGATGCTGACTATGAGATCGGCAATGGCGACGTGATGATCGCCGCCATCACCTCCTGCACCAACACCTCCAACCCCAGCGTACTGGTCGCCGCCGGCCTGGTCGCCCGCAAGGCGCGCGAGTTCGGGCTCGAGCGCAAGCCGTGGGTCAAGACCAGCCTCGCCCCGGGCAGCCAGGTGGTCACCGAATATCTCGACGCCTCCGGCCTCAGCGCCGATCTCGATTCGATCGGCTTCAACCTCGTCGGCTACGGCTGCACCACCTGCATCGGCAACAGTGGCCCGCTCGCGCCGCCGCTCTCCAAGGCGATCGCCGACAACGATTTGGTGGTCGCCTCGGTCCTCTCCGGGAACCGCAATTTCGAAGGCCGCGTGTCGCCCGATTGCCGCGCCAATTATCTCGCCTCGCCGCCTTTGGTCGTCGCCTATGCCTTGTTCGGCACGGTCAAGTCGGACATCACCAAATGCCCGATCGGCCAGTCGCGCGACGGTACCGACATCTATCTCAAGGATTTGTGGCCGTCGAACGACGAGGTGCGCAGCCTGATCGACGCCCACGTCCACAGCTCGATGTTCCGCGAGCGCTACGCCGACGTCTATCGCGGCGACGATCGCTGGCG of Sphingomonas mesophila contains these proteins:
- the fumC gene encoding class II fumarate hydratase, with protein sequence MANPSRTESDSFGEIEVPGDSYWGAQTERSIANFPFGERERMPLELVRALGFVKQAAARVNARLGLIEPDMAEAIQQAAGEVARGDLDSQFPLVIWQTGSGTQSNMNANEVIAGRANEKLAGTRGGKSPVHPNDHVNKGQSSNDSFPTAMHIAAGIALYRRLLPALERMHDRLADQAQRWDSIVKIGRTHLQDATPLTLGQEFSGYAAQIAANLERIHGVLPRVMMLAQGGTAVGTGLNAPRGFADAFAKEVANLTQLPFASAPNKFAELAAHDTLVELSGVLNTIAVSLSKIANDIRLLGSGPRCGLGELKLPENEPGSSIMPGKVNPTQCEMLTMVAAQVMGNHVACTVGGLQGHMELNVFKPLIGANVIRSINLLSVGMESFVERTLDGLEPDEARISELMNRSLMLVTALAPEIGYDDAAAIAKHAHKKGMTLKEAGLDLELVDAETFDRVVKPETMLGR
- a CDS encoding DUF4142 domain-containing protein, which translates into the protein MNRRAIRWAALGATVLMMAGCSSGPAPAPRSSAPFVLPSAAAALTPAVYMQLASSASLFAVRASELAAERARSGAVRSAAQSIVRDQTGVAAQLSFAGRRLELLPSAVLGSAEAAELDRLRASGDFDSDYRRAVAAALARALDAHQTFARSGPSPTLRPVAQMAAPVTRRNLDSLRR
- a CDS encoding acyloxyacyl hydrolase, with the protein product MKAIFAAIALLAAAAPAQAGEVFGGLYVHGVDTPLTLGGSPEGGIDLQAGYRGDPIGGENGAQPYVFGSLNSAGDTHFLAAGFAWTFGQRVYVRPGLGLAVHSGSARNTDQPGNSRIEFGSRILFEPELAIGTRINERMSVEASWVHLSHGGLFGRQNPGLDTIGARFNWKL
- a CDS encoding DUF2585 family protein; translation: MGQRAWIAASIALVIGAAAALMAMGRPWLCACGHLDLWGQVGPEQSQMLADWYSPSHVIHGILFYAIAWKLWPRWSRGARFVAALAVEIGWELVENTPLIIDRYREATMALGYTGDSIVNSMSDVAMMALGFVAARFAPLWVSVVAVIALELTALVAVRDNLTLNVLMLVAPVEAVAEWQTRA
- a CDS encoding magnesium transporter CorA family protein; the encoded protein is MLRLFGPGCPIAPIAAADLAAVPEGTIWLDLLNPTEAEEKLAEAALGQNIPTREDLEQIEPSSRLYEQGGVLFLTAAVIDGIEEGHPTADPIGFILSDKLLVTVRYIDPDPFLLLAEHLYGEPETARNPLNVLVQLFDTIVDELADQYEHAGAEVEKLSSRVFERNLKRRDKETHTERRLEAILLRIGQVQRLLAEIRQSTVSISRMMVFFANCGPIERGNYRARVDSFNADLKALVDHSAFLNDNLTFLLDASLGLISLEQNAVMKVFSVFAVIFMPPTLIAGVYGMNFERMPELGWIYGYPMALGLILVSAVVPYLIARKSGWL
- the acnA gene encoding aconitate hydratase AcnA, whose amino-acid sequence is MIPTGQDSLSTRSTLEAGGRTYAYYSLEKAGARLGDLSRLPFSMKVLLENLLRFEDGVTVTLDDLQAMADWLKERRINREIQYRPARVLMQDFTGVPAVVDLAAMRDAMKSLGGDPQRINPLVPVHLVIDHSVMVDEFGTPRSFEQNVALEYQRNAERYEFLKWGATAFDNFKVVPPGTGICHQVNLEHIAQTVWTSPDQDGAEVAYPDTLVGTDSHTTMVNGLGVLGWGVGGIEAEAAMLGQPVSMLIPEVVGFRLDGSLKEGITATDLVLTVTQMLRAKGVVGRFVEFYGPGLDHLSLADRATIANMAPEYGATCGFFPIDERTIDYLKLTGRDEARIELVRAYARAQGMWRDSGSPDPLFTDTLELDMASVEPSLAGPKRPQDRVRLSEVDELFNAELEGTYKKTGADPRAAVDDADYEIGNGDVMIAAITSCTNTSNPSVLVAAGLVARKAREFGLERKPWVKTSLAPGSQVVTEYLDASGLSADLDSIGFNLVGYGCTTCIGNSGPLAPPLSKAIADNDLVVASVLSGNRNFEGRVSPDCRANYLASPPLVVAYALFGTVKSDITKCPIGQSRDGTDIYLKDLWPSNDEVRSLIDAHVHSSMFRERYADVYRGDDRWRAIEVTGGDTYAWPAGSTYIANPPYFEGMTMTPRPLTDVTGARALAVFGDSITTDHISPAGAIKLDSPAGAYLTQHQVARADFNSYGARRGNHEIMMRGTFANIRIRNRMLAGVDGGIEGGMTRGPTGEVLPIYDAAMAWQQQGTPLIVIAGKEYGTGSSRDWAAKGTVLLGVRMVIAESFERIHRSNLVGMGVLPLQFADGESAATYGLDGSETFDIAGIAALEPRQDVALHVTRVNGEKLTITARCRIDTYNELEYFRSGGILHYVLRNLAA